From a region of the Acidobacteriota bacterium genome:
- the carB gene encoding carbamoyl-phosphate synthase large subunit yields MPKRTDISKILIIGSGPIIIGQSAEFDYSGAQACKALKAEGYEVVLANSNPATIMTDPEMADRTYIEPLTREYLEEIIRIEAELSGGKGFALLPTVGGQTALNLAVELADGGVLEKYNVELIGAGLRSIKKAEDRLLFKDAMQKIGLDVPKSALVNNLKDGIEFAGKIGFPVIIRPSFTLGGSGGGIAYNREELIEILSRGLDLSPVHEVLIEESVLGWKEYELEVMRDIADNVIIICSIENFDPMGVHTGDSITVAPAQTLTDREYQAMRDAAIKVIREIGVETGGSNIQFAVHPTNGRMTVIEMNPRVSRSSALASKATGFPIAKIAAKLAVGYTLDEIPNDITKKTPASFEPTLDYVVVKIPKWQFEKFPGADEGLGPQMKSVGEVMAIGRTFKEALMKGVRSLETGKSLASEKIEPKILMQRLVTPHPERLNYLRYALRQGYTVKELAKFTSIDPWFLYQLKETVEMQAELEKHPQESVTPELIREAKRMGISDARLAEIWRLREGKGAAEKIRYHRKKHNITPVFKRVDTCAGEFESYTPYLYSTYEEEDEAPPTDKKKVIILGSGPNRIGQGIEFDYCCCHAAFALRDDGFETIMVNCNPETVSTDYDTSDRLYFEPLTFEDVMAVYEHEAGKGAQVGMIVQFGGQTPLNLALPLKAAGVPIIGTSPESIDLAEDRKRFGKLLDELSIPQPPGGAATSLEEALKVANKIGYPVLVRPSYVLGGRAMVIAYDDETITKYMKEAVEYSQDRPVLVDKFLEDATEVDVDALSDSEDVVIGGIMQHIEEAGIHSGDSSCVLPAVDIPEPALATMREYTFKLARALKVIGLVNIQFAIQKDKVYVIEVNPRASRTVPYVSKATGVPLAKIAARLVTRRKLREFLPENIERVSDLSTGNCYYVKSPVFPWSKFPGVDTVLGPEMKSTGEVMGVADNFGEAFYKAQLSAGHTLPTTGTIFISVAEKDKPHVADIARRFSELGFHIVATHGTADVLNHADIACDRVFKVKEGRPNVVDLIKGDKIHLIFNTPHGAEPWFDEKAIRRAAITQRIPTITTLSAARAAAEGIAALQRGQISVRALQHLHADRKLTAGR; encoded by the coding sequence ATGCCGAAACGCACTGACATCTCGAAGATCCTCATCATCGGCTCCGGCCCGATCATCATCGGGCAGTCGGCGGAGTTCGATTACTCGGGCGCGCAAGCGTGCAAGGCGCTCAAGGCCGAGGGATATGAGGTGGTGCTGGCGAACTCGAACCCGGCGACCATCATGACCGACCCGGAGATGGCCGACCGGACGTACATCGAGCCGCTCACGCGCGAGTATCTGGAGGAGATCATCCGTATCGAGGCCGAGCTGAGCGGCGGGAAGGGTTTTGCGTTACTTCCCACCGTCGGGGGACAGACCGCACTCAACCTCGCCGTCGAGCTGGCCGATGGCGGCGTGCTGGAGAAATACAACGTCGAGCTGATCGGCGCCGGCCTGCGCTCCATCAAGAAGGCGGAAGACCGCCTGCTGTTCAAGGACGCGATGCAGAAGATCGGCCTCGACGTGCCGAAATCCGCGCTCGTCAACAACCTGAAAGACGGCATCGAGTTTGCCGGCAAGATCGGTTTCCCGGTCATCATCCGGCCATCGTTCACGCTCGGCGGTTCGGGCGGCGGCATCGCTTACAACCGCGAGGAGCTGATCGAGATACTTTCGCGCGGCCTCGACCTCTCGCCCGTCCACGAGGTGCTGATCGAAGAGAGCGTGCTCGGCTGGAAGGAATACGAGCTCGAGGTGATGCGCGACATCGCCGACAACGTCATCATCATCTGCTCCATCGAGAATTTCGATCCCATGGGCGTGCACACCGGCGATTCCATCACCGTCGCTCCGGCGCAGACGCTCACCGACCGCGAGTACCAGGCGATGCGCGACGCCGCCATCAAGGTCATCCGCGAGATCGGCGTCGAGACCGGCGGCTCGAACATCCAGTTCGCGGTGCATCCGACCAACGGACGCATGACCGTGATCGAGATGAATCCGCGCGTCTCGCGGTCGTCGGCTCTCGCCTCCAAAGCCACAGGATTCCCCATCGCAAAGATCGCCGCCAAGCTCGCCGTCGGCTACACGCTCGACGAGATACCGAACGACATCACCAAGAAGACCCCTGCGTCTTTTGAGCCCACACTCGATTACGTAGTCGTCAAGATCCCGAAGTGGCAGTTCGAGAAATTCCCCGGCGCCGATGAAGGCCTGGGCCCGCAGATGAAGTCCGTCGGCGAAGTGATGGCCATCGGCCGCACTTTCAAGGAAGCACTGATGAAGGGTGTGCGCTCGCTCGAGACCGGGAAATCGCTGGCGTCAGAGAAGATCGAGCCGAAGATCCTGATGCAGCGCCTGGTGACGCCGCACCCCGAGCGCCTGAATTATCTGCGCTACGCGCTGCGCCAGGGATACACCGTCAAGGAACTCGCCAAATTCACCTCCATCGACCCGTGGTTCCTCTATCAGCTCAAGGAAACGGTGGAGATGCAGGCCGAGCTGGAGAAACATCCGCAGGAATCGGTGACGCCCGAGCTGATCCGCGAGGCGAAGCGCATGGGCATCTCCGACGCGCGCCTCGCCGAGATATGGCGGCTGCGCGAGGGCAAGGGCGCGGCGGAGAAGATCCGCTATCACAGGAAGAAGCACAACATCACTCCGGTCTTCAAGCGCGTGGACACCTGCGCCGGCGAATTCGAGAGTTACACGCCATATCTCTACTCCACTTACGAGGAAGAAGACGAAGCGCCGCCGACCGACAAGAAGAAAGTCATCATCCTGGGCAGCGGGCCGAATCGCATCGGGCAGGGCATCGAGTTCGACTACTGCTGCTGCCACGCCGCCTTCGCGCTACGCGACGATGGTTTCGAGACCATCATGGTGAACTGCAATCCGGAGACGGTCTCGACCGACTACGACACCAGCGACCGCCTCTACTTCGAGCCGCTGACGTTCGAAGACGTGATGGCCGTCTACGAGCACGAGGCCGGCAAGGGCGCGCAGGTCGGGATGATCGTGCAGTTCGGCGGCCAGACGCCGCTCAACCTCGCGCTCCCACTCAAGGCCGCCGGCGTTCCCATCATCGGGACGTCGCCGGAATCCATCGACCTCGCCGAAGATCGCAAACGCTTTGGCAAATTGCTCGATGAGCTTTCCATCCCGCAGCCGCCCGGCGGCGCTGCCACTTCGCTCGAAGAGGCGCTCAAGGTCGCCAACAAGATCGGGTACCCCGTGCTGGTGCGCCCCAGCTACGTGCTCGGTGGACGCGCTATGGTCATCGCCTACGACGACGAGACCATCACCAAGTACATGAAGGAGGCGGTGGAGTACTCGCAGGACCGCCCGGTGCTGGTCGATAAATTCCTCGAAGACGCGACCGAGGTCGACGTGGACGCGCTCTCCGATTCGGAAGACGTCGTTATCGGCGGCATCATGCAGCACATCGAGGAGGCTGGCATACACTCCGGCGACTCGAGCTGCGTGTTGCCGGCGGTGGATATCCCCGAGCCGGCCCTTGCGACCATGCGCGAGTACACCTTCAAGCTGGCGCGCGCGCTCAAGGTCATCGGGCTGGTGAACATCCAGTTCGCTATCCAGAAGGACAAGGTCTACGTCATCGAGGTCAACCCGCGCGCCTCGCGTACCGTGCCCTACGTCTCGAAGGCCACCGGCGTGCCGCTGGCGAAGATCGCCGCGCGCCTGGTGACACGCCGCAAGCTGCGCGAGTTCCTGCCGGAGAACATCGAGCGCGTCAGCGATCTCTCGACCGGCAACTGCTACTACGTGAAGTCGCCGGTGTTCCCGTGGTCGAAGTTCCCGGGCGTGGACACCGTGCTCGGTCCGGAGATGAAGTCCACGGGCGAAGTGATGGGTGTGGCCGACAACTTCGGCGAGGCCTTCTACAAGGCGCAACTCTCCGCCGGACACACGCTTCCGACGACGGGCACGATCTTCATCAGCGTCGCCGAGAAAGATAAGCCGCATGTGGCAGACATCGCGCGCCGTTTCAGCGAGCTGGGGTTCCACATCGTGGCCACACATGGTACCGCCGACGTGCTGAACCACGCCGACATCGCTTGCGACCGCGTCTTCAAAGTGAAAGAGGGCCGGCCGAACGTGGTCGACCTCATCAAAGGCGACAAGATCCACCTGATATTCAACACGCCGCACGGCGCCGAGCCGTGGTTCGACGAGAAGGCCATCCGCCGTGCCGCCATCACGCAGCGCATCCCTACCATCACCACGCTCTCGGCTGCGCGCGCCGCCGCCGAGGGCATCGCCGCCCTCCAGCGTGGACAGATCTCCGTGCGCGCCCTGCAACATCTGC